In Myxocyprinus asiaticus isolate MX2 ecotype Aquarium Trade chromosome 16, UBuf_Myxa_2, whole genome shotgun sequence, a single window of DNA contains:
- the LOC127454518 gene encoding uncharacterized protein C18orf19 homolog B-like isoform X2: MQRLWAPVTLRQVVLLRSAYLGHTWNACELPVSIQNLRCFRCTSIIRTKESHKTSAEEDTPLNPPQSLAGTEGLYKAGTGSGSEAVPQNKGDSDPLQDKSIGLFQRFKKTFKQYGKVMVPVHIVTSTVWFGSFYYAAMKGVNVIPFLEFIGLPDWMVGILRDSQGGYALTAYAMYKLATPARYTVTMGGTSLSVQCFHKHGYLSTPPPVKEYLQDKMEETRERLTEKMEETKERFSEKMEETKELLSGRMEETKERLSETKDKFSEKLQETKDKMSLRKKTE, from the exons ATGCAGAGGCTGTGGGCTCCAGTCACCCTGCGGCAGGTTGTCCTGCTGCGCTCAGCATACCTGGGTCACACCTGGAATGCATGTGAGCTTCCTGTGTCCATCCAGAACTTGCGCTGCTTCAGATGTACTTCTATCATCAGGACAAAGGAGAGCCACAAAACATCCGCTGAGGAAGATACTCCATTAAACCCTCCACAGAGTCTTGCAGGGACTGAGGGTCTTTATAAGGCTGGTACGGGGTCTGGATCAGAGGCTGTCCCACAGAATAAGGGTGATAGTGATCCTCTGCAGGATAAATCTATCGGGCTCTTCCAGAGATTTAAAAAGACGTTTAAACAATATGGAAAAGTTATGGTGCCTGTACATATTGTTACATCTACAGTATGGTTTGGGAGCTTCTATTATGCTGCAATGAA AGGGGTGAATGTAATCCCGTTTCTGGAGTTCATTGGTTTACCGGACTGGATGGTGGGAATTTTGCGAGATTCCCAGGGTGGCTATGCACTCACAGCCTATGCAATGTATAAG CTCGCTACACCTGCCCGATACACTGTTACAATGGGTGGCACGTCCCTGTCTGTACAGTGCTTCCACAAACATGGATACCTCTCCACCCCTCCACCTGTTAAAGAGTACCTGCAAGACAAAATGGAAGAGACCAGGGAACGACTGACTGAAAAGATGGAGGAAACAAAAGAGAGGTTTTCTGAGAAAATGGAAGAAACCAAAGAACTGCTCTCTGGACGAATGGAGGAAACAAAAGAGCGCCTCTCTGAGACTAAAGACAAATTTTCCGAGAAACTGCAAGAGACTAAAGACAAAATGTCTTTACGGAAGAAAACGGAGTAG
- the LOC127454518 gene encoding uncharacterized protein C18orf19 homolog B-like isoform X1: MTRLAWSVERTLLKTHLQEVLFCRWGEVMQRLWAPVTLRQVVLLRSAYLGHTWNACELPVSIQNLRCFRCTSIIRTKESHKTSAEEDTPLNPPQSLAGTEGLYKAGTGSGSEAVPQNKGDSDPLQDKSIGLFQRFKKTFKQYGKVMVPVHIVTSTVWFGSFYYAAMKGVNVIPFLEFIGLPDWMVGILRDSQGGYALTAYAMYKLATPARYTVTMGGTSLSVQCFHKHGYLSTPPPVKEYLQDKMEETRERLTEKMEETKERFSEKMEETKELLSGRMEETKERLSETKDKFSEKLQETKDKMSLRKKTE; the protein is encoded by the exons ATGACACGATTGGCATGGAGCGTTGAGAGGACTCTCCTTAAAACCCACCTTCAAGAGGTATT GTTCTGTAGGTGGGGGGAGGTGATGCAGAGGCTGTGGGCTCCAGTCACCCTGCGGCAGGTTGTCCTGCTGCGCTCAGCATACCTGGGTCACACCTGGAATGCATGTGAGCTTCCTGTGTCCATCCAGAACTTGCGCTGCTTCAGATGTACTTCTATCATCAGGACAAAGGAGAGCCACAAAACATCCGCTGAGGAAGATACTCCATTAAACCCTCCACAGAGTCTTGCAGGGACTGAGGGTCTTTATAAGGCTGGTACGGGGTCTGGATCAGAGGCTGTCCCACAGAATAAGGGTGATAGTGATCCTCTGCAGGATAAATCTATCGGGCTCTTCCAGAGATTTAAAAAGACGTTTAAACAATATGGAAAAGTTATGGTGCCTGTACATATTGTTACATCTACAGTATGGTTTGGGAGCTTCTATTATGCTGCAATGAA AGGGGTGAATGTAATCCCGTTTCTGGAGTTCATTGGTTTACCGGACTGGATGGTGGGAATTTTGCGAGATTCCCAGGGTGGCTATGCACTCACAGCCTATGCAATGTATAAG CTCGCTACACCTGCCCGATACACTGTTACAATGGGTGGCACGTCCCTGTCTGTACAGTGCTTCCACAAACATGGATACCTCTCCACCCCTCCACCTGTTAAAGAGTACCTGCAAGACAAAATGGAAGAGACCAGGGAACGACTGACTGAAAAGATGGAGGAAACAAAAGAGAGGTTTTCTGAGAAAATGGAAGAAACCAAAGAACTGCTCTCTGGACGAATGGAGGAAACAAAAGAGCGCCTCTCTGAGACTAAAGACAAATTTTCCGAGAAACTGCAAGAGACTAAAGACAAAATGTCTTTACGGAAGAAAACGGAGTAG